Below is a genomic region from Herpetosiphonaceae bacterium.
CGCGCAGGATCAGCGCGCCGTCGAGCGTCACGTCCTCCGCGACGCCCAGGAACGGCCCATTTGGTGTTTCGACGCGCACCGTCTGGCCGAGCGTACCCAGCCTGCCGCGCCAGGCATCGAAGAGCGCCGAGCGAGCGCCCTGCCGCAGAAGGTGATACCGCGCATCGAGGCGGGTGAGCAGCGCGTGGAGCAGCGCCCGCCGATCGATCGTGCGGCCAAGCTCGGCGCTGATGCTAGTGGCGATGTCGGCCAGCTCCGGGATCGCGCGCGGGCTCCAGTTGACGTTGATGCCACAGCCGATCACCGTCCAGTGAAGCTGCGTATCGCTCATCTCAGTCTCGACCAGAATGCCGCCAAGCTTCTGGCCGCCGATCTGAAGATCGTTGGGCCACTTGAGATCGACCGTCAGCGCGGTGACAGCTTCGATCGCCTCCGCCGCCGCGACCGCCGCCAGGATGGTCATAAAGAAGGCGCTGCTGGCCGGAAGCCAGCTCGGCTGGAACAGAGCAGAAACCAGCAGGCTGCTGCCAGCGGGAGCGGTCCAGCTTCGGCCACGACGCCCCCGCCCGGCGACCTGCTCATCGGTGACAAAGACGAGGCCCTCCGCCGCGCCGCGCCGTGCCTCCTCCTTGAGCAGATCGTTGGTCGAGCCGACCGAGAGGAAAAAGCGAATCTCGCGCCCCACGATGAGCGTCGGCAGCTCGGCTGGGGTGAAGCTGGTCCAGTCTGGCATCAGGCTTGCCCCCTTCGTCGAAAGCGCAGCGCCACATCGATCGCGGCCAGCGTGGTCTGCACGACGCTATCCTCCTCGTCATCGCCAGTAAACGATCCGTCGGGCTGCTGCGCCTGCTGAAGCATGTGCCAGGCGCGATCGACCAGTGCCGTGCGGGTGGTATAGCCGGCGTCCAGGAGCGATTGCAGCATCCAGGCCACCATCGAGGCGGGCCACTCGTCGGCGAGGATCTGGCCCAATCCGCCGATCAGCCGCCGGGTCGCGCGGGCCTCATTGCCGAAGATGCGCTCGAACGCGGGCACGGTCAGCCAGGAGCTATGCGCTTTGAAGCCAGCCATCAGACCATCGCGCGCCTGCTGTGTCTGGAGCCAGTTGACGGCAAGATCGACCGTCAGATCGTCGTCGGCGAAGACCGCGAGCGCGCCTGCGCAGAGCCCGGTGGTGTAAATATCCGCCGCCGTCGATTCGGGATCGCTCCAGAGTGGTGGGTTGAACTGCTGAATGCTGCGCTGCTCACGCCAGATGCCGCGCGGCGTCTGCCGCGCGCTCAAAAAGTCGAGCGCGCGCTGCGCCTCGGCGCTGCCGCTTCGCTTGAGATCGCGCAGCCAGTAGAGCGTCGAGGCCGTTGTCGAGAGCGCGCTGGGACGCCCCGCAACCAGGCCGAAGGGAAAGCCGCCGTCCGGGTTTTGCAGCGCGAGCAGCTCGGCGACAGCGGGCGGCGCTACCCGATCGATGCGCTGCGGATCGAGCAGGCCCAGCAGCCGCGCCCGCTCCAGAGGCGTCCCATACTTCTCGACAAAGACCTGCGCACGCGCAATATCAATTGCCATCGCTATCCTCTCCTCGCTCAGCGCGAATCATCGTCTGCCGCTCGTCGCCGATCAGCTCGATCTGGCCGTGGATCTGCTCGTGGTACAGCCTGGCCGCGTCAACCCTGCGATCCGCCCAGCTACGATCGTTTTCGCCGCGACCGCCGTCGCTGAAGACGATCGCCGCCGGACGTAGCCGCTGCAACAAAGGCGTGTCGGTCGGGCGCTTCCACGGGAAGACGACCAGGGCGGCAGAGGCGAGATCGCGGGCGCTCAGCTCTGTCTCCGCGTCATCGTCAACGGCTTGCAGAAAATAGGCCACAGTCGGGCCGCACTGCAACGCCAGCGTCATCTGTCCGTCTTGCGCCGTCAAAACGTCCAGCGCGCACCGACCAAGCATCAGTTGATCGCCGGGAGCGACATACTCAGGCGCGACCTGCTGCGCTTCGAGCAGTTGCTCCCAGGCATCCAGGCTGCTGCTGCGGCGCTCGGTAGCGGGCAGGAGCGCCGCCTTCACGGCATAGCGCTTGAGCGCGGCAAGCTGTCCCGACAGCGTCTTCCCGTCGGCGCGAGTCAGCACGACAGCATCCAGGTGGCGCTGGCCGAAGGGCAGCGTATTGCCAAGCCAGGTTGCCAGCGCGGCGCCATCCGCGCCGCCGTCGATCAGCACGGTGCGACCATCGGGCGTGATCACCAGCGCGGCGTCGCCCGCGATCTCCGGCAGCACAATACGGACCTGCTGCGCGTGGCGTCCCGCGATGAGCAGCGCGGCGAGCACCACGCTAAGGAGCGCAACCAGGCTCAGGCTGAGACGGAGTGGAAGTGGACGGAGCATGATTCCTCGCAGCGGGGGGCACAATGGCTGGATGTTAAAGCGGGTAGAGCCACGACGCGCGCAGCTCCACCCGATCTGTCGGCGCTAGCCGCGCAGGGCGATGGCCTCGATCTCGACCCGCGCGTCACGCGGCAGACGCGCTGCCTGCACCGTCGAGCGCGCGGGCGGCTCCTGATCGAAATACTCGGCGTAGACCGCGTTGACGCTGGCAAAATCGTTCATGTCCGCCAGAAAGATCGTCGTTTTGACGACCTGCTTCAAGGATGATCCGGCAGCCTCCAGCACTGCGCGCAGATTGTCGAGGACACGGCGGGTCTGCTCTTCGATCGAGCCGGTAATAAGCTGGCCGCTGCCGGGGTCCATCGGCAGTTGGCCCGAGCAAAACACAAGATCGCCGGTGCTAATCGCCTGCGAGTATGGCCCGATCGCGCCGGGGGCCTGGTCGGTGCTAACAACGGTTCGTTGGGTGGTCATAGATGCTCCTTAGCTTTCAAGATCTTCAACCGCGTGTTGCAGGTGCCGAATCTGGGTGCCGGACGTGCCCGGCGCTATATGAATGGCAACCACATCAATGCGCCACGGCCCCAGCCAGGGCGTGCGCGCATCGTCCAGGTTTTGCAAATAGCGCTGCGCGAGCCGCACCAGACGGCGCTGCTTGGCGCGCGTCACCGACTCCTCGGCCAGTCCGGCGGTGCTTCCGCGCCGGGTGCGAACCTCGACAAAGACCAGCGCAGGGCCATCCATAGTAATCAGATCGATCTCTCCGGCGGCGCAGCGCCAGTTCGTTGCGATGATACCATATCCCTTGCGCTGCAAATACGCTGCGGCAAGCACCTCTCCCTGCCGCCCAACGGCGCGTCGCTGATCCCCCATAAGGCCCCTTCGACAAGATAGGTATTCTTCTTTATAATAATGTCAATACTTCGCTGCCTGTAGCCATTGAGCATTGCTCGGCTTCTCAGGACGGCGCCTGCAAGAGGCTTACTCCATGCGTCATCGGCGTCGGCTTACTGTGCGTGCTCCTAAGCAAACCAACTTAACACAGGTTAAGGTGCTCCAACATCTCAGTCAAGCGCTGGCAAAGATTCAGTCCTTGCCGGAGATGGGGTTGACGCTTGCCGACGATTTGCAGCACGTGCTCGGACTCGGCGATCTGGTGCTGGCAACCTATGCCGACTCAGAGCGGCTGCTGCATTTCCGCACCGTGGTCCGTGGTCGCGCTGTCGAGCACTGGCCGTCCGTGTCCGCCGATGTGCATCCGTTCGTCGAGTGCGTCTGGCGGCGGCGGCCCTGCCTGATTCCGGCGACCGGCCCTACCAGGCAGGCGTGGTTTACGCTGCCGCTGATCTTTGCCGGCAGCGTCGTCGGCGTGCTGGCGGTGGGCGATGCGCATCTGGCGCGGCGCTACCGGGCAACTCTGGAGGCGTGCGCGGCGCTGCTGGCAACGGCGGTCTATACGTCGGAGCAGTTCAAGTCGCTGGAGCTGACATTTGCCGAGCAGGCCGATACCTTAGCCGGAATCAGCGAGATCGCGCGCCAGCTTAACGCCACGCTGGACGCGCAGCAGATTATCGATCTGGTGCTGACCTACGCGCTGGGCATTGCCGAAAAGCTTAGCGGCGCGGTGCTGCTGCTGACCGACGATCAGCGCCTTCAGGTTATGGCGCATCAGGGTGCGGATCTGCCGTGTGCCGACGGGAGCCCGTGCTTGACGAATGGCCGCGAATACATCGCCAGCCTGAACCTTGCTCAAGGATACCAGATCTCGCCGATCGAGTATGTGCCGTCTCATCTCCGGCTGCGCGAGCGAGGCTATCAGGCAATCTTTCCGCTGCGGCACGAGGATCGTATGCTGGGCCTGCTGC
It encodes:
- a CDS encoding RidA family protein; its protein translation is MTTQRTVVSTDQAPGAIGPYSQAISTGDLVFCSGQLPMDPGSGQLITGSIEEQTRRVLDNLRAVLEAAGSSLKQVVKTTIFLADMNDFASVNAVYAEYFDQEPPARSTVQAARLPRDARVEIEAIALRG
- a CDS encoding biotin--[acetyl-CoA-carboxylase] ligase, whose translation is MPDWTSFTPAELPTLIVGREIRFFLSVGSTNDLLKEEARRGAAEGLVFVTDEQVAGRGRRGRSWTAPAGSSLLVSALFQPSWLPASSAFFMTILAAVAAAEAIEAVTALTVDLKWPNDLQIGGQKLGGILVETEMSDTQLHWTVIGCGINVNWSPRAIPELADIATSISAELGRTIDRRALLHALLTRLDARYHLLRQGARSALFDAWRGRLGTLGQTVRVETPNGPFLGVAEDVTLDGALILRDERHRQHLVNAGEVSIRPTKKNHERTPGKPGTGDNPPSEQENKA
- a CDS encoding YraN family protein, with the translated sequence MGDQRRAVGRQGEVLAAAYLQRKGYGIIATNWRCAAGEIDLITMDGPALVFVEVRTRRGSTAGLAEESVTRAKQRRLVRLAQRYLQNLDDARTPWLGPWRIDVVAIHIAPGTSGTQIRHLQHAVEDLES
- a CDS encoding prenyltransferase/squalene oxidase repeat-containing protein, producing the protein MAIDIARAQVFVEKYGTPLERARLLGLLDPQRIDRVAPPAVAELLALQNPDGGFPFGLVAGRPSALSTTASTLYWLRDLKRSGSAEAQRALDFLSARQTPRGIWREQRSIQQFNPPLWSDPESTAADIYTTGLCAGALAVFADDDLTVDLAVNWLQTQQARDGLMAGFKAHSSWLTVPAFERIFGNEARATRRLIGGLGQILADEWPASMVAWMLQSLLDAGYTTRTALVDRAWHMLQQAQQPDGSFTGDDEEDSVVQTTLAAIDVALRFRRRGQA